A stretch of the Deltaproteobacteria bacterium genome encodes the following:
- the galE gene encoding UDP-glucose 4-epimerase GalE has protein sequence MDSNEKTVLVTGGGGYIGSHTCKALAESGYTPISYDNLSTGHAELVKWGPLEVGDVGDAKRVKEVLEKYRPSACIHFAGYIQVGESVLNPGRYYQNNVSGTLVLLEALLESGVMGFIFSSSAAVYGTPQTSPIPDDHLLTPINPYGESKRIVEGILGDFGTAHGMRSVSLRYFNAAGADPDGESGELHDPETHLIPLVLQAAIGKRSDITVFGDDYGTPDGTCLRDYIHVTDLARAHVLALEMIGYGVTARAFNLGNGKGFSVMEVIREAERITGKRIPVVLGGRRRGDPPVLVADSSRARVELGWAPRYPGLDEIIGTAWRFYSARETVEK, from the coding sequence GTGGATTCCAATGAAAAAACAGTTCTGGTCACCGGCGGCGGCGGATACATCGGCAGCCACACGTGCAAGGCCCTGGCCGAATCCGGATACACTCCCATCTCCTACGACAACCTCTCCACCGGCCATGCGGAGTTGGTGAAATGGGGTCCTCTGGAAGTTGGGGATGTAGGTGATGCGAAGAGGGTAAAGGAGGTTCTGGAAAAATACCGCCCCTCCGCCTGCATCCACTTCGCTGGGTACATCCAGGTGGGTGAATCGGTTCTTAATCCGGGTAGGTACTATCAGAATAACGTGTCGGGGACCCTTGTCCTGTTGGAGGCGCTTCTGGAATCCGGTGTGATGGGCTTTATCTTTTCGTCCAGCGCGGCGGTGTACGGGACTCCGCAAACTTCGCCCATCCCTGACGATCATCTCCTGACCCCCATCAACCCCTACGGCGAGTCGAAACGCATTGTGGAGGGCATCCTGGGTGATTTCGGGACCGCCCACGGGATGAGGTCCGTCTCCCTGCGGTATTTCAACGCGGCCGGGGCCGACCCGGACGGGGAATCGGGCGAGCTGCACGATCCGGAAACCCATCTGATCCCTCTTGTTCTCCAGGCGGCCATTGGGAAGAGGTCCGACATCACCGTATTCGGAGACGACTACGGAACGCCGGACGGGACCTGTCTGCGGGATTATATCCATGTCACCGACCTCGCGAGGGCACATGTCCTGGCGTTGGAAATGATCGGCTACGGCGTTACGGCCAGGGCCTTCAACCTGGGCAATGGAAAGGGATTCTCCGTTATGGAGGTGATCCGGGAAGCCGAACGGATAACGGGGAAAAGGATACCGGTTGTCCTGGGAGGCAGGAGGAGAGGTGATCCGCCGGTCCTCGTGGCCGATTCCTCAAGGGCAAGGGTGGAACTGGGGTGGGCGCCTCGGTACCCCGGCCTGGATGAAATCATCGGGACAGCGTGGCGGTTCTATTCAGCGCGGGAAACGGTGGAAAAGTGA